From a region of the Odoribacter splanchnicus DSM 20712 genome:
- a CDS encoding PKD-like family lipoprotein produces the protein MRKLILILWAGILSVFSISCYDDEGSNDYHPINEVKISDWKKGGYTAIFKNDTLKITPLSYLDTVRKEPVIQFTEDSDPSRYEYEWKVVASSLTDDRDKGIVLGTERNLRYFVNLKPDSYTLYLKVKDTKTDLIWKSYTSLTVLSVTDKGFFVLGEKEDGTVGLDMISTAKDTIVLKNLLEGNGLPELRGPMRVMYTGSYYWETPAMKLWISTESGSYYLDLTSFASGPMNTLRSMTYSSFPMPDMLNVVDMAAKQRFTGMSNNRIMMTEDYVFGASLYSDENYGNPSNRMDVMSEKCFRPFPYIFTSISSPSGWIIYNADDHCFTFLSTVTGLSVTQLQDNAGEAFPWIQPAGRTCIYGENTFNTVGGSSNGNSFALMEDQQNFYVYQFYCSIRSWVPSDMPQKRAGYTIDKSKATGLRSGLLYAFASKRSLLLYANGQILHAYDYVNHMHYEKDLGDQITFIKFDPYGNNYDELMVGTYNAAEKGIVTRYLLGTDQDSFELEPLKDCRWNGLVKVKDIDYRQ, from the coding sequence ATGAGAAAATTAATATTGATATTATGGGCGGGAATTCTATCTGTTTTTAGTATTTCCTGTTATGATGACGAGGGATCGAATGATTATCATCCGATCAATGAAGTAAAAATTTCCGATTGGAAAAAAGGAGGTTATACGGCTATTTTTAAGAACGATACTTTAAAAATCACTCCGCTTTCCTATCTGGACACCGTACGGAAAGAACCTGTGATACAGTTTACAGAAGACAGTGATCCTTCGCGTTATGAATACGAATGGAAAGTGGTGGCCAGCAGTTTGACCGATGACCGGGATAAAGGAATCGTTTTGGGTACGGAACGGAATCTGAGGTATTTTGTCAATTTGAAACCTGATTCTTATACTTTATATCTGAAAGTCAAAGATACGAAGACCGATTTGATCTGGAAATCCTATACCTCACTGACTGTTTTGAGTGTGACGGATAAAGGTTTTTTTGTTCTTGGGGAAAAAGAGGATGGTACGGTAGGTTTGGATATGATCTCTACGGCAAAAGATACGATTGTGTTGAAGAATCTGTTGGAGGGGAATGGACTACCTGAATTACGGGGACCGATGCGGGTCATGTATACCGGTTCTTATTATTGGGAAACTCCGGCTATGAAACTGTGGATATCCACAGAATCAGGATCCTACTATCTGGATTTGACTTCGTTTGCTTCAGGACCGATGAATACCTTGCGTTCTATGACTTATTCAAGTTTCCCGATGCCTGATATGCTGAATGTAGTGGATATGGCTGCCAAACAGCGTTTTACCGGTATGTCAAATAACCGGATTATGATGACGGAAGATTATGTATTCGGAGCGAGTTTGTACTCGGATGAAAATTATGGAAATCCTTCCAACCGTATGGATGTGATGAGTGAAAAATGCTTCCGGCCTTTTCCATATATTTTTACCAGTATAAGCAGTCCGAGTGGTTGGATTATTTATAATGCCGACGATCATTGTTTTACCTTTTTGAGTACTGTTACCGGGTTAAGTGTAACTCAGTTACAAGATAATGCAGGAGAAGCATTTCCTTGGATACAGCCGGCGGGCCGTACTTGTATTTATGGTGAGAATACATTTAATACAGTGGGAGGTAGTTCAAATGGAAATTCATTTGCACTGATGGAAGATCAGCAAAATTTCTATGTCTATCAGTTTTATTGCAGTATCCGGAGTTGGGTGCCGAGCGATATGCCTCAGAAAAGAGCCGGCTATACGATAGACAAATCGAAAGCGACCGGTTTAAGAAGCGGATTGCTTTACGCTTTTGCTTCTAAGCGTTCTTTGTTATTGTATGCTAACGGACAAATATTACATGCATATGATTATGTGAATCATATGCATTATGAGAAAGACCTGGGCGATCAGATTACCTTTATCAAATTTGATCCCTATGGAAATAATTACGATGAGTTGATGGTAGGTACCTACAACGCGGCAGAGAAGGGAATTGTAACGCG
- a CDS encoding DUF4843 domain-containing protein, translating into MKNIVYIATLFLIIAGLSGCEKEIKDFDGEEGVYFYVQWGPDWFDTTYWAAQPYTKVEFIKKGVDELLLKIRVQMTGRVKDYDRKFRIVVDQDSTTAVKGENYLEFDEWQTIKGGWSYADVPVTVKNSEALDEVERNLVLRLLPSEDFTLAIPQWFDLSGMLGNDSGKEEFDGTRHKIILNNFITCPKVWMGRESGKIGDLEGGLWGFFSKEKFEEILKRFPELTYEDFMSNETMPSGLKYAIQNKMAMDLQALYDKSPDHRDAIREKDGRLMWFQGVSWKSYYGVPFQPGE; encoded by the coding sequence ATGAAAAATATTGTTTATATAGCGACCTTATTCCTCATCATTGCCGGTCTGTCCGGATGTGAAAAAGAAATCAAGGATTTCGACGGAGAGGAAGGAGTTTATTTCTATGTACAATGGGGACCGGATTGGTTTGATACCACTTATTGGGCCGCCCAGCCTTATACTAAAGTTGAATTTATTAAAAAGGGTGTAGACGAACTGCTTCTGAAAATAAGGGTACAAATGACCGGAAGGGTAAAAGATTATGACCGGAAATTCCGTATTGTAGTCGATCAGGATAGTACGACAGCCGTAAAAGGTGAAAATTATCTGGAATTTGATGAATGGCAAACCATAAAGGGAGGCTGGAGTTATGCAGATGTGCCGGTGACTGTGAAAAATAGTGAAGCATTGGATGAAGTGGAACGTAATCTTGTACTTCGTTTATTGCCATCCGAAGATTTCACCCTGGCTATTCCGCAATGGTTCGATTTGAGCGGTATGTTGGGGAATGATAGCGGCAAGGAGGAATTTGACGGGACACGGCATAAGATTATCCTGAACAACTTTATTACTTGTCCGAAAGTTTGGATGGGAAGGGAGTCCGGTAAAATCGGAGATTTGGAGGGAGGATTGTGGGGATTCTTTTCAAAGGAAAAATTTGAAGAAATCCTAAAGCGTTTTCCGGAGTTGACTTATGAAGATTTTATGTCCAATGAAACGATGCCGTCCGGTTTGAAATATGCTATCCAAAACAAGATGGCTATGGATTTGCAGGCATTATATGACAAGAGCCCCGATCATCGTGATGCAATCAGGGAGAAAGATGGACGACTGATGTGGTTTCAGGGGGTGAGTTGGAAATCTTATTATGGGGTTCCGTTTCAACCGGGAGAATGA